The following are from one region of the Carnobacterium gallinarum DSM 4847 genome:
- a CDS encoding M42 family metallopeptidase codes for MKRKTREFYQALSMADGVAGREQEVRDVLANFFNKNDALKQEVDGFGNFYVTTDLPQTKKVMLMAHTDEVGFLVKHITEEGFIYFQPLGGWWGHVLLGQLVTVTARKNKLKYRGVIGTTPSKNHAPEKVIAPTDMYIDLGVSSRKAVSDLGILPGDMITPYTESIAMADENYLLGKAWDDRVGCGIMAEVLNEMSRLSLTEFNVVGVGSVQEEVGTRGSKIAAKKVLPDVAIVLDVATAKDTPQADRYRNRELGKGPGIVLYDKTALADLHLVDKMVEVAEIHQIPYQYDQLSGGGTDAGSVQLTGGSIPTIVISLGVRYCHSGASIIQLEDVKNCVALLVKFIQTIDQEGGLAID; via the coding sequence ATGAAAAGAAAAACTCGTGAGTTTTATCAAGCCTTGTCGATGGCAGATGGTGTGGCAGGTAGAGAACAAGAAGTTCGAGATGTTTTAGCTAATTTTTTTAATAAAAATGACGCTTTAAAGCAAGAAGTCGATGGCTTTGGTAATTTCTATGTTACAACGGATTTGCCTCAGACTAAAAAAGTCATGTTAATGGCTCATACAGATGAAGTCGGCTTCTTAGTCAAGCATATCACGGAAGAGGGGTTTATCTATTTTCAACCTTTAGGTGGTTGGTGGGGACATGTTTTATTAGGGCAACTAGTAACGGTGACAGCTCGAAAGAATAAACTAAAATATCGTGGTGTGATTGGAACGACTCCATCTAAAAATCACGCTCCTGAAAAAGTCATCGCGCCAACGGACATGTATATTGATCTTGGTGTCAGTAGCCGAAAAGCAGTATCCGATTTAGGAATATTGCCTGGGGACATGATTACTCCTTATACGGAATCGATTGCGATGGCAGATGAGAATTATTTATTAGGCAAAGCATGGGACGACCGAGTAGGCTGTGGCATAATGGCTGAGGTATTAAATGAAATGAGCCGGCTCTCTTTAACAGAATTTAATGTAGTTGGCGTTGGCTCGGTGCAAGAGGAAGTTGGAACTAGAGGTTCTAAAATTGCCGCAAAAAAAGTATTGCCTGATGTGGCGATTGTGTTAGATGTTGCAACGGCCAAAGATACACCTCAAGCAGATCGCTACCGAAATCGTGAATTAGGAAAAGGTCCGGGGATTGTACTTTATGATAAAACGGCCTTGGCAGACCTACATTTAGTAGATAAAATGGTTGAAGTTGCTGAAATACATCAGATTCCCTATCAATATGATCAATTATCAGGGGGTGGAACAGATGCTGGTTCTGTTCAGTTGACTGGCGGGAGTATTCCAACAATTGTGATTAGCTTAGGCGTTCGTTATTGTCACAGTGGTGCATCGATTATTCAGTTAGAGGATGTTAAAAATTGTGTAGCATTATTGGTGAAATTTATTCAAACAATCGATCAAGAAGGAGGTCTGGCGATTGACTAA
- a CDS encoding M24 family metallopeptidase, whose translation MKRLTELRKRMKEQDLDGFLVSDKTNRIYLSNFTGSSAVFLITQTKAYIITDFRYFQQLKEQAPDFEVVDHKGQMYQRTVELVQQLKLKQVGYEAEYLITKDYFQLLNGGVRLQETEHLVEALRMIKEPNEIKIMQQAAALTDEVFSYFLKIVEPGMTEQATAAKIDSYLRELGATGSAFETIVASGWRSALPHGHASEKVIQKNELITLDFGVIYQNYYSDMTRTIALGAVDSELKQIYQIVNAAGEKGLAAVEIGKTCQEVDAVCREFIHEAGYGAYFGHGTGHGIGLSCHEFPALNQTTNLPLQPQMVFTIEPGIYLPEKGGVRIEDDIWLQPNGIATSLTKSTREWIEL comes from the coding sequence ATGAAACGGTTAACGGAATTACGGAAAAGGATGAAAGAACAGGACTTAGATGGTTTTCTAGTATCAGATAAGACCAATCGAATTTATTTGTCTAATTTTACTGGGAGTTCAGCAGTGTTTTTAATTACCCAAACTAAAGCGTATATTATTACTGATTTTCGTTATTTTCAACAATTAAAAGAGCAAGCACCAGATTTTGAAGTAGTGGATCATAAAGGTCAGATGTATCAGAGGACTGTCGAGTTGGTTCAACAATTAAAGTTAAAACAAGTTGGTTATGAAGCGGAGTATCTGATTACAAAAGATTATTTTCAATTGCTCAATGGTGGCGTCAGACTTCAAGAAACGGAACATTTAGTTGAAGCGTTACGAATGATTAAGGAACCAAATGAGATAAAAATAATGCAACAAGCTGCTGCACTAACAGATGAAGTTTTTTCCTATTTTTTAAAGATAGTCGAACCAGGAATGACCGAACAAGCGACAGCTGCAAAAATTGATTCTTATTTAAGGGAGTTAGGAGCTACTGGAAGTGCATTTGAAACGATTGTTGCTTCTGGCTGGCGCTCGGCGTTGCCACATGGACATGCGAGCGAAAAAGTAATCCAAAAAAACGAGTTGATTACGTTAGATTTTGGGGTCATTTATCAAAATTATTACTCTGATATGACTCGTACGATTGCCCTTGGAGCGGTAGATTCTGAACTGAAACAGATCTATCAAATTGTTAATGCTGCAGGTGAAAAAGGGTTGGCTGCCGTTGAGATTGGTAAAACATGTCAAGAAGTGGATGCCGTGTGCCGTGAGTTTATCCATGAAGCAGGTTATGGTGCTTACTTTGGTCATGGGACAGGTCATGGAATTGGCTTAAGCTGCCATGAATTTCCAGCTCTTAATCAAACAACAAACTTACCGTTGCAACCTCAAATGGTATTTACAATTGAACCGGGGATTTATTTACCTGAAAAAGGTGGCGTACGGATTGAAGATGATATCTGGCTTCAACCAAACGGAATAGCGACAAGTTTAACAAAATCAACAAGAGAATGGATTGAGTTATAA
- a CDS encoding PTS sugar transporter subunit IIC, with amino-acid sequence MSQTEGLFAKFEAVIQKTLVPIANKVDNQPHLTAIKKGMVVLTPVLLLGSIAAIFPSIPEFIPNQGVVNWFEQYGYIFSLISKVSLGLVGLYAVLGISYFLSEHYKLYTVGSMLLATIAFLLLALDIDDSGNLIATYLDSKGLFTAIFVALIAVEIYRFFTRHKLVIKMPEGVPDFVSSSFELITPTAAIGIIFIVIRAVADSLTNGILVPQIIMSALAPAIGGMDSLWVIYVVLVLRLTFWFFGIHSAVLSPIISPIAVQYLSENIASKAAGEPLAHVLTGGSLSAYANFTGSGVTIGLVIAMLFSRSQRYKKVGAVGLLPSLFGINEPVLFGVPIILNPILLIPFIFGGSLVGLFPMVMMKLGLLNSPIFDPPYVPVFMEGFLVGFDWRSILVNGVQILLSFGLYLPFFKVLEKQELKREAENEIKKSVISKEDEVLLGDLDF; translated from the coding sequence ATGTCTCAAACAGAAGGTTTATTCGCAAAATTTGAAGCAGTCATTCAGAAAACATTAGTTCCAATTGCCAATAAAGTTGATAACCAGCCTCATTTAACAGCAATCAAAAAAGGGATGGTTGTATTAACACCAGTCTTATTATTAGGTTCAATCGCTGCCATTTTCCCCTCAATTCCAGAGTTTATTCCTAATCAAGGAGTTGTGAATTGGTTTGAGCAATATGGTTATATTTTTAGTTTAATCTCAAAGGTTTCATTAGGATTAGTCGGTTTATATGCTGTTTTAGGAATTTCTTATTTTTTAAGTGAACATTATAAGTTGTATACTGTTGGCTCTATGTTGTTAGCCACGATTGCCTTTTTATTATTAGCATTGGATATTGATGATAGTGGGAATTTAATTGCTACGTATTTAGATTCAAAAGGGCTGTTTACGGCTATCTTTGTCGCTTTAATTGCGGTGGAAATCTACCGCTTCTTTACACGACATAAGTTGGTGATTAAGATGCCAGAAGGAGTTCCAGATTTTGTTTCTAGTTCCTTTGAATTGATTACGCCAACCGCTGCAATTGGTATTATTTTTATTGTGATTCGGGCAGTAGCAGATAGTTTAACAAATGGTATTTTAGTTCCACAGATTATTATGAGCGCTCTTGCACCAGCAATTGGTGGCATGGATTCATTATGGGTGATTTATGTAGTATTAGTGTTACGTTTAACTTTTTGGTTCTTTGGTATTCATTCAGCTGTATTGTCACCGATTATTTCACCAATTGCGGTGCAGTATTTATCAGAAAACATCGCATCAAAAGCAGCTGGTGAACCATTAGCCCATGTTTTAACAGGCGGGTCTTTATCTGCTTATGCAAACTTTACCGGATCTGGAGTAACGATTGGTTTAGTAATTGCAATGTTATTTAGTCGATCACAACGTTATAAAAAAGTCGGGGCAGTAGGATTGTTGCCATCATTATTTGGAATCAACGAACCAGTTTTATTCGGAGTTCCGATTATTTTAAATCCGATATTGTTAATTCCCTTTATCTTTGGTGGTTCGCTAGTAGGGCTATTTCCGATGGTGATGATGAAATTAGGTCTTCTAAATTCTCCCATCTTTGATCCGCCTTATGTTCCTGTTTTTATGGAAGGCTTTTTAGTGGGATTTGATTGGCGCTCTATTTTAGTCAACGGCGTTCAAATACTGTTATCATTTGGTCTGTATTTGCCATTCTTTAAAGTTCTAGAAAAACAAGAATTAAAACGTGAAGCAGAAAATGAAATTAAGAAATCTGTGATTTCTAAAGAAGATGAAGTATTACTAGGTGATTTAGATTTTTAA
- a CDS encoding PTS lactose transporter subunit IIB, producing MKILLVCAGGFSTTMMMEAMKKVINGSEKLAIEDFPMEAIGVDRLEQNIDNYEVILVGPQLSHKFDYVAEEAKKRDKPAVLLTSEIYGAMDGGTVVKQAIIAYRKNLAN from the coding sequence ATGAAAATTCTTTTAGTTTGTGCAGGTGGTTTTTCAACAACAATGATGATGGAAGCCATGAAAAAGGTAATTAATGGTTCTGAAAAATTAGCGATTGAAGATTTTCCAATGGAAGCGATTGGTGTCGATCGTTTGGAACAAAATATCGACAATTATGAAGTGATTTTAGTTGGTCCACAATTAAGTCATAAATTTGATTATGTGGCAGAGGAAGCTAAAAAACGTGATAAACCAGCTGTATTGCTAACATCTGAAATTTATGGCGCAATGGATGGTGGTACAGTTGTGAAGCAGGCGATTATTGCCTATCGTAAAAATCTGGCTAATTAA
- a CDS encoding PTS lactose/cellobiose transporter subunit IIA: protein MEAAELEIFKIIASSGDSRGAAFAALGLARKQDFVGAKEKLKEAKEKSLAAHEVQTHLITKETQGDKTEVSLLMVHAQDHLMSSMLARDLIEEMVGMLEEIYQKK from the coding sequence ATGGAAGCAGCAGAATTAGAAATATTTAAGATAATTGCCTCGTCAGGTGACAGTCGTGGAGCAGCCTTTGCAGCATTAGGGTTGGCACGAAAACAAGATTTTGTAGGAGCTAAGGAGAAACTAAAAGAGGCGAAGGAAAAAAGTCTTGCCGCCCACGAAGTTCAAACACATTTAATTACTAAAGAAACCCAAGGGGATAAAACCGAAGTTAGCCTATTGATGGTTCATGCGCAAGATCATTTGATGTCATCCATGTTAGCTCGTGATTTAATTGAAGAAATGGTTGGCATGTTAGAAGAAATTTATCAAAAAAAATAA
- a CDS encoding BglG family transcription antiterminator, with translation MRADTMLIYLVESDQVVASHDLMNLCTISDRTVRNEIKTLNTIGRNHGFEVERVRNVGYRLVIKEQHQFLAYYSSLYVSAEHYTIQQRINDSLLLLFQANGYITIGSLAENSQVSPSTIQTDLKKIDTFLIQQGLSLERRAHYGLRLVGDEAVRRKALQQVFNQSEIQLLKTSDYQNFMETLDMTNLADYLWKRIGFYKIYLSDQAFQNIIEHLRMLLFRVSQHNYIRSMELNQDLANASTFQPCQQLSQDISAYLKQEFQVELPETEIAYLTEHLVGKVTLDSINQVEKDKLYQQIVSALIEVDQAFMTTFSKDEELIQALLMHVYPLLMRLHYNMQLDNPIIEDIYTRYANVFNSALFFIQLIGKEYSLTVSKDEIGYVAIYLAASLEKEKNRILSQYDKIAVVCSSGGGAAFLLKIKLESLFSTGMIETFSINEIAKIKQGNFDVVISTLPLVDPLFRVPVIEVSNLLNEKELNKIRDTLFLAGELQQRQSKTAIHTILDYFKEDCFQRLDYHGDYLTLLEEGANELVELGYGEPHYPAKVMEREKRMNTIYQNGVAGPHGIEMGAKIECISVILLEQPIFYLQKKVQLIFLINLNKGHLWVHKEISLLLMKMMEDDELLARVLRSQNYQEFKQVIQTIR, from the coding sequence TTGAGAGCGGATACAATGTTGATTTATTTAGTTGAATCAGATCAAGTCGTTGCAAGTCATGACTTAATGAATCTGTGTACAATCTCGGATCGAACAGTTAGAAATGAAATAAAAACACTAAATACAATTGGGAGAAATCATGGATTTGAAGTAGAACGTGTTCGGAATGTAGGATATCGCTTGGTTATTAAGGAACAACATCAATTCTTAGCTTACTATTCATCTTTGTATGTTTCCGCAGAGCATTATACGATTCAGCAGCGAATCAATGATAGTTTATTACTATTATTTCAAGCTAATGGATACATTACGATTGGAAGTCTGGCAGAAAACTCACAAGTTAGTCCTTCAACTATTCAAACGGATTTAAAAAAAATTGATACTTTTTTGATTCAACAGGGACTTTCATTAGAAAGACGAGCTCACTATGGACTGAGATTAGTAGGAGACGAGGCTGTACGTAGAAAAGCTTTACAACAAGTTTTTAACCAATCGGAAATTCAATTATTGAAAACGTCAGATTATCAGAACTTTATGGAAACGCTGGATATGACAAATCTAGCAGACTATCTCTGGAAACGAATTGGGTTCTATAAGATATATCTCAGTGATCAGGCCTTTCAAAATATTATTGAGCATTTGCGAATGTTACTATTCCGAGTATCCCAGCACAATTACATTCGTTCAATGGAGTTAAATCAGGACTTGGCAAATGCTTCTACCTTTCAGCCGTGTCAGCAATTAAGTCAAGATATTAGTGCGTATCTAAAACAAGAATTCCAAGTGGAGCTTCCAGAGACTGAAATAGCTTATCTTACTGAACATTTAGTTGGAAAAGTAACCTTGGATAGTATCAATCAAGTTGAAAAAGATAAATTATATCAACAAATTGTCAGCGCTTTAATAGAAGTGGATCAAGCTTTTATGACTACTTTTAGCAAAGATGAAGAATTGATTCAAGCTTTATTGATGCATGTGTATCCTTTATTGATGCGTTTACATTACAACATGCAATTAGACAATCCAATCATTGAAGATATTTATACACGATATGCTAACGTTTTTAACAGTGCATTATTTTTTATTCAATTAATTGGCAAGGAGTATTCATTAACTGTATCAAAAGATGAGATTGGATACGTTGCTATTTATTTAGCAGCCAGTCTAGAGAAAGAAAAAAATCGAATATTGAGTCAATACGATAAAATTGCAGTGGTCTGTTCCAGTGGTGGTGGTGCAGCATTTTTATTAAAAATTAAGCTTGAGAGTTTATTTTCAACGGGAATGATTGAAACTTTTTCTATTAATGAGATTGCCAAGATTAAACAAGGAAACTTTGATGTTGTTATTTCAACATTGCCATTAGTTGATCCCTTGTTTCGAGTACCAGTTATTGAAGTATCTAATCTATTAAATGAAAAAGAATTAAATAAAATCAGAGATACGCTCTTTTTAGCGGGAGAATTGCAGCAAAGGCAATCAAAAACAGCTATTCATACAATCTTAGATTATTTCAAAGAAGATTGTTTTCAGCGTTTAGATTATCATGGTGACTATTTAACGTTACTTGAAGAAGGTGCCAATGAATTAGTTGAGTTAGGCTATGGGGAACCTCACTATCCGGCTAAAGTCATGGAACGAGAAAAGCGAATGAATACTATTTATCAAAATGGAGTTGCTGGACCTCATGGGATTGAGATGGGGGCAAAGATTGAATGCATTAGTGTGATTTTATTAGAGCAGCCAATCTTCTATTTGCAGAAAAAAGTTCAATTGATTTTTTTAATTAATTTAAATAAAGGTCATTTATGGGTGCATAAAGAAATTAGTTTGTTATTGATGAAGATGATGGAAGATGATGAGTTATTGGCACGAGTTTTACGAAGTCAAAATTACCAAGAATTTAAACAAGTTATTCAAACTATTCGTTAG
- a CDS encoding VanZ family protein encodes MFFLQNLYNYTDSVFGDTINHFPLIRLIFYSLDRTLQYFIIWLVIRGIYLGYQKVVKKSPSNNGKSFSIARELLVHFFVFYLILLFQLTVFRGESSIMNVHIELRPLSEVNWEPFTETLKLTQGTSKFDFYYNLYGNIFWFIPMGFCIAYLSEKHHPFIKTVVIGMFASLLIESLQFLFQTGVADIDDVIFNTLGGVVGFLCYEIYFLIKQKRHKRKT; translated from the coding sequence ATGTTTTTCTTACAAAATTTATACAATTACACTGACTCGGTTTTTGGGGACACAATCAATCATTTTCCGCTTATTCGGCTCATATTTTATAGCCTTGATCGAACATTACAATATTTTATTATTTGGTTGGTTATTCGTGGAATCTACTTAGGCTATCAAAAAGTTGTTAAAAAGTCCCCTTCAAACAATGGAAAATCCTTCTCTATAGCTAGAGAATTGTTAGTACATTTTTTTGTTTTCTATCTAATTTTACTATTTCAATTAACTGTTTTTCGTGGTGAATCTAGCATTATGAATGTTCATATTGAATTACGACCATTAAGTGAAGTCAATTGGGAGCCATTTACAGAAACGCTAAAACTAACTCAAGGTACATCAAAGTTTGATTTCTACTATAATTTATATGGCAATATTTTCTGGTTTATTCCAATGGGTTTTTGTATAGCCTATCTCTCTGAGAAACATCATCCCTTTATAAAAACGGTTGTCATCGGTATGTTCGCTTCCCTGTTAATTGAAAGCTTACAATTTTTATTTCAAACGGGTGTAGCAGATATTGATGATGTCATATTTAATACTCTTGGTGGCGTTGTAGGTTTTTTGTGTTATGAAATTTACTTTTTGATTAAACAAAAAAGGCATAAAAGAAAAACGTAA
- a CDS encoding LTA synthase family protein produces MKIIEKTKSLLNTRLGFFTLAVILFWAKTYYSYQTAFSLGVTGPLQQFLLFINPVATTLFIFSIALFFKNPKRAYIALFVLYLLATVLVYANVIYYREFTDFLTVNTMLGAKSVSGGLNTSAFALTSFSDIFYILDFIILLGLLLSKQVKIDPRPFKKRYAFAIMALSVAIFGANLSLAESNRPQLLTRTFDRNYIVKYLGLNVFTVYDGVKTAQANQVKANADSSDMANVISYLDKRRTEPNPITFGSAKGKNVIYIHLESFQQFLIDYKLKDANGVEREVTPFLNSLYHDQSTTSYENFFHQVGQGKTSDAETLLENSLFGLPQGSAFTQAGSTNIFQAAPQILRDNGNYTSAVFHGNVGSFWNRDNTYKSFGYNYFFDASYYDVSDGNTLEYGLKDKLLFNESVQYLEKLPQPFYAKFLTVTNHFPYPLDQENVEFPRATTGDSTIDGYFATAHYLDQSVKEFFDYLKASGLYDNSMIVLYGDHYGISNSRNTTLAPLLGKTAEEWTEYDNAQLQRVPFMYHIPGQKNGGIKSEYGGQVDVLPTLLNLLGVDTSNKDGFIQFGTDLNSKQHDQTVAFRNGSFVTPKYTVMGTDIYDTPTGKLIEKPSEEVLQEVQTLRTGVEKQLNLSDSIINSDLLRFYTPASFTPVDPSKFNYKNQVKQLDDASKELGDQNTSLITKKAGTSTVDLYKTDAPELMTEAEKAAKAAADSAASSSSPATEGADKPVTTNEAK; encoded by the coding sequence TTGAAAATTATCGAAAAAACAAAATCACTATTAAATACACGCTTGGGGTTCTTTACACTTGCTGTGATCCTATTTTGGGCTAAAACCTATTATAGCTATCAAACTGCATTCTCATTGGGGGTAACTGGACCACTACAACAATTTCTCTTGTTCATTAACCCTGTGGCTACAACGCTATTTATTTTCTCAATAGCCTTATTCTTCAAAAATCCTAAACGAGCTTACATCGCTCTATTCGTTTTATATTTACTGGCAACTGTACTTGTCTATGCCAATGTAATTTATTATCGTGAGTTTACAGATTTCTTAACAGTCAATACAATGTTAGGCGCTAAAAGCGTATCTGGTGGATTGAACACAAGCGCGTTTGCATTAACTTCATTTTCTGATATCTTCTATATCTTAGACTTTATTATTTTATTAGGTTTATTGTTAAGCAAGCAAGTCAAAATCGATCCAAGACCCTTTAAAAAACGTTATGCCTTTGCCATTATGGCTTTATCTGTAGCTATATTTGGTGCTAACTTAAGTCTTGCCGAAAGCAATCGCCCACAACTATTAACTAGAACATTTGACCGTAATTACATTGTGAAATACTTAGGTTTAAATGTTTTTACTGTTTATGATGGCGTAAAAACAGCTCAAGCCAACCAAGTTAAAGCAAATGCTGATAGCTCAGATATGGCGAATGTCATTTCTTATTTAGATAAACGTCGTACAGAACCAAATCCCATCACATTTGGTTCTGCTAAAGGAAAAAATGTTATTTATATTCATTTAGAAAGTTTCCAACAATTCTTAATCGATTACAAATTAAAAGATGCAAATGGTGTTGAACGTGAAGTAACACCTTTCTTAAATAGCTTATATCACGATCAAAGTACAACTTCTTATGAGAATTTCTTCCATCAAGTTGGACAAGGAAAAACAAGTGATGCTGAAACGCTTTTAGAAAATTCACTATTTGGTTTACCACAAGGTTCTGCCTTTACTCAAGCTGGTTCAACAAATATTTTCCAAGCTGCACCACAAATACTACGTGACAATGGCAACTATACAAGTGCTGTTTTCCATGGTAATGTTGGTTCTTTCTGGAATCGTGACAACACGTATAAATCATTTGGCTATAACTATTTCTTTGATGCAAGTTACTATGATGTATCAGACGGCAATACGTTAGAATATGGTCTAAAAGATAAATTGCTCTTCAATGAATCTGTTCAATATTTAGAAAAATTACCACAACCATTTTATGCAAAATTCTTAACGGTAACGAATCACTTCCCTTATCCATTGGATCAAGAGAATGTTGAATTTCCAAGAGCCACTACTGGAGATAGTACAATTGATGGCTATTTCGCCACTGCTCACTATTTAGATCAATCGGTTAAAGAATTCTTTGACTATTTAAAAGCTTCTGGATTGTATGATAACTCAATGATTGTTCTTTACGGCGATCACTATGGGATCTCTAATTCTAGAAATACAACATTAGCTCCATTACTTGGCAAAACAGCTGAAGAGTGGACAGAATATGACAATGCTCAATTACAACGCGTACCATTTATGTACCATATTCCTGGTCAAAAAAATGGAGGCATTAAATCAGAATACGGTGGTCAAGTTGATGTATTACCAACTCTGCTTAACCTATTAGGTGTTGATACATCAAATAAAGATGGCTTCATTCAATTTGGAACAGACTTAAATTCCAAACAACATGATCAAACCGTTGCTTTCCGAAATGGGAGCTTCGTAACACCTAAGTATACGGTTATGGGGACTGATATTTATGATACTCCAACTGGCAAGCTAATTGAAAAACCTTCTGAGGAAGTTTTACAGGAAGTTCAAACCCTACGTACTGGTGTTGAAAAACAATTAAATCTTTCTGATAGTATCATCAATAGTGATTTGCTACGTTTCTATACGCCTGCAAGTTTCACACCTGTTGATCCAAGTAAATTTAATTATAAAAACCAAGTGAAACAATTGGATGATGCTTCAAAAGAATTAGGCGATCAAAATACTAGCTTAATTACTAAAAAAGCTGGTACTTCTACTGTTGATTTATATAAAACAGATGCTCCAGAACTAATGACAGAAGCTGAAAAAGCAGCTAAAGCTGCAGCTGACTCAGCAGCTAGTTCTAGTAGTCCTGCTACAGAAGGTGCCGACAAACCAGTTACAACCAATGAAGCAAAATAA